In one Gopherus evgoodei ecotype Sinaloan lineage chromosome 1, rGopEvg1_v1.p, whole genome shotgun sequence genomic region, the following are encoded:
- the LOC115653627 gene encoding uncharacterized protein LOC115653627 encodes MESEVDLGHCSYVLRTPASREHQASWYPQWGPPGQWPFWTPWAYHQQQGPPSRTSRSSFSGHRSRSPHGRPSSHKEATVSRLPDASEHERAGMAPSPVPSQVRSVGQTPEEPLACEESQEGLEDEAQKVLTSLSSPDEAVVGTAVSGPPPIDHRAYQELFRGVAQNLDLQMEETVEQEDLMVDILSPEGPSRIALPLIKTIQSNYKTIWQTPASSAPTAEGIERKYFAPSKGFDFLFCHPSPCSLVVSAVNEWEWHGQQAPAPKAKETKQLDLFDRKIYSSGGLQLRIINQQAILNRHNFNSWAAVSKFKDSLPQGSQREFMAIVDKGKAVAKTSLQTSLDLVDATARTIASGVVMRRSVWLKASGFPSEIQITLQDLLFEGSGLFSDQMDAKLYSLKDSRATLKSLGMHTLATQRELFKPQSPKQRQYSRCPRQEPYRRKGSENRRRRNNTPSRGQGQGQGKPQPGNKQEF; translated from the coding sequence ATGGAATCCGAGGTGGACTTGGGCCACTGTAGCTATGTTCTCAGGACACCAGCCAGCAGAGAGCACCAAGCCTCGTGGTACCCACAGTGGGGCCCGCCAGGACAGTGGCccttctggacaccatgggcCTACCACCAGCAACAAGGGCCCCCCTCCAGAACCTCGAGGTCCAGCTTCTCAGGGCATCGGTCCCGCTCCCCACATGGGCGCCCTTCCTCTCACAAGGAGGCCACAGTTTCCAGACTGCCAGATGCATCGGAGCACGAAAGGGCTGGGATGGCACCGAGCCCAGTGCCGTCTCAAGTACGCTCGGTTGGGCAGACCCCAGAGGAGCCCCTAGCCTGTGAGGAGTCACAGGAAGGACTGGAGGATGAAGCGCAAAAGGTCTTaacttctttgtcctcaccagaTGAAGCCGTGGTGGGTACAGCGGTTTCAGGGCCTCCCCCGATTGATCACAGGGCATACCAAGAGCTGTTCCGCGGGGTAGCCCAAAATTTGGACTTGCAGATGGAGGAGACAGTAGAGCAGGAGGATCTCATGGTGGACATCCTAAGCCCTGAAGGGCCCTCCAGAATCGCACTCCCGCTCATAAAAACAATACAATCTAATTATAAGACAATATGGCAAACGCCAGCCTCCAGTGCACCAACAGCAGAGGGCATAGAGAGGAAGTACTTTGCTCCTTCCAAGGGGTTTGACTTCCTCTTCTGTCACCCGTCACCCTGTTCGTTGGTTGTATCTGCTGTCAATGAATGGGAATGGCATGGACAACAAGCCCCGGCCCCTAAGGCCAAAGAGACGAAGCAGTTGGACTTGTTTGATAGAAAGATCTATTCATCTGGGGGCCTCCAACTGAGGATCATAAATCAGCAAGCGATCCTAAACAGACACAATTTTAATTCATGGGCTGCAGTCTCTAAGTTTAAGGACTCCTTGCCTCAGGGCTCACAGCGTGAGTTCATGGCCATCGTGGACAAAGGGAAGGCAGTAGCCAAAACTTCCCTGCAGACCTCGCTTGATTTAGTGGATGCGACTGCTAGGACAATAGCATCGGGAGTGGTGATGAGACGCTCCGTGTGGCTGAAGGCTTCAGGCTTTCCATCAGAGATCCAAATCACCCTCCAAGACCTCCTATTTGAAGGGTCCGGCTTGTTCTCAGACCAAATGGACGCCAAGCTGTATAGCCTTAAAGACTCCCGGGCAACCCTCAAGTCGTTGGGGATGCACACCCTGGCAACACAGAGAGAGCTTTTTAAACCCCAGTCACCAAAACAAAGACAGTACAGTCGTTGCCCCAGGCAGGAACCTTACCGCAGAAAGGGCAGTGAGAATAGGCGTAGGCGAAACAACACACCTAGCCgaggccagggccaggggcagggcaagcCACAACCCGGCAACAAGCAGGAATTTTGA